In one window of Ptiloglossa arizonensis isolate GNS036 chromosome 5, iyPtiAriz1_principal, whole genome shotgun sequence DNA:
- the LOC143147036 gene encoding cyclin N-terminal domain-containing protein 1, translating into MDLDNAYIEPLLEDWLEGLQTVIKEQENLVATNDEFYMPFVAIPVPVVSAIFKITKHLDLGPDTRYIAIHLYDKFMCNYFWEVYKAEAAEQTENSWSEVCKKISSQSKLYLMSCLQLASKMDSHSKSLGTSQVLNILHWIDKKSEYTKSTIFSSEFKVFKMVGFRMPFCTPLNCIEVLLAATGLINTPNMQDLTISLLDSVYLQREEVYSHLQCMIQGHIAKTDQEKKNVMTLESNVLFLGASIILCGTFFSCIDGETAKIIALKLSELVDIKKDDIWNMANILLVIVLQE; encoded by the exons ATGGATTTGGATAATGCTTATATTG AACCTCTACTTGAAGATTGGTTGGAGGGTCTTCAAACAGTTATTAAAGAACAAGAAAATCTAGTTGCAACCAATGATGAATTTTATATGCCATTTGTAG CCATACCTGTCCCGGTTGTCagtgcaatttttaaaataacaaaacaCCTTGATTTGGGTCCAGATACTAGATACATTGCCATTCATTTATACGATAAATTTATGTGCAATTATTTTTGGGAAGTGTATAAAGCCGAAGCTGCTGAGCAGACAGAAAATTCTTGGTCTGAAGTTTGTAAAAAGATATCCAGTCAATCAAAATTGTATCTTATGTCATGTTTGCAGTTAGCTAGTAAGATGGACTCACATTCCAAAAGTTTAGGAACATCacaa GTACTTAACATTTTACATTGGATTGATAAAAAATCTGAATATACAAAAAGTACAATCTTTTCATCTGAatttaaagtatttaaaatgGTAGGATTTAGAATGCCGTTTTGTACTCCATTAAATTGCATAGAAGTGCTTTTAGCTGCAACAGGTCTTATAAACACACCAAATATGCAAGATCTAACTATAAGTTTGTTGGATTCAGTTTATTTACAG CGAGAGGAAGTATACTCTCATTTACAGTGTATGATACAAGGACACATTGCGAAGACTGATcaggaaaagaaaaatgttatgaCTTTGGAATCAAATGTATTATTTTTGGGTGCTTCAATAATTCTTTGTGGTACATTTTTTTCGTGTATAGACGGTGAAACAGCGAAAATAATTGCCTTAAAATTATCAGAATTAGTAGATATAAAAAAAGATGATATCTGGAATATGGCTAATATACTTCTTGTAATTGTTCTTCAAGAAtag